One Corythoichthys intestinalis isolate RoL2023-P3 chromosome 9, ASM3026506v1, whole genome shotgun sequence DNA window includes the following coding sequences:
- the ppcs gene encoding phosphopantothenate--cysteine ligase isoform X3: MDHFNLKMVPKILSPLVKDWAPQAFVISFKLETDTAILLDKARKALDTYRHQAVVANVLDSRRGHVVVVTPTSQHEVVLSQEDIKNRVEIEERIVTNLTAAHESFIKQQAG; this comes from the exons ATGGACCACTTCAA TTTGAAGATGGTTCCCAAAATCTTGTCTCCACTGGTGAAGGACTGGGCGCCGCAGGCCTTCGTCATATCCTTCAAACTGGAGACCGACACCGCCATCCTTCTGGACAAAGCTCGGAAAGCTTTGGACACGTACAGGCACCAGGCAGTGGTGGCCAACGTGCTGGATTCGAGGCGGGGCCACGTAGTGGTGGTGACACCTACCAGCCAGCATGAGGTGGTCCTTTCCCAGGAGGACATCAAAAACCGGGTGGAGATTGAAGAGAGGATTGTGActaatttgacagcggcacaTGAGAGCTTCATTAAACAACAAGCAGGCTGA
- the utp3 gene encoding something about silencing protein 10 isoform X2, with amino-acid sequence MVRALRRKKFQRPKNQQQYDEGDPEGYKSMAVPDKISKDKIDEFHDEKIEKLLASGVDLHSDEEELDDEEEVMALDDSETDDDDDEDEEDNEEDEGTDMESDLEGKNEEELPNELAWGTKKKMFYDSDYMATKGKSQEELEAADEEEEEEAKKIQKRMAEQLSEEDYDLNLFQEFAKEDQTEATVVEKEKIVKDLKQMSHKEKMKLLKKESPELLELIQDFKAKLTELKEQLQPLVQMVKDKKIPPGKGADYLKTKQQLYLNYCTNISFYLVLKAKRIPAHNHPVIERLLTYRNLINELSSVDARLEPQYKKLLAAREEDEITRKPAAGKKDATTARKDKDSGKAVSETAVASDSDLDEEAALRFYREVEERMKLKKKSKQRKAQEGNEDVNEEEELDPEAKRSITYQMAKNKGLTPKRKKIDRNPRVKHREKYRRAKIRRKGQVREVRREETRYSGELSGIRAGVKKSIKLK; translated from the exons ATGGTTCGAGCATTAAG GCGTAAAAAGTTCCAGAGGCCAAAGAATCAGCAACAATATGATGAAGGTGACCCAGAAGGATACAAAAGCATGGCTGTCCCTGATAAA ATCTCGAAGGACAAAATTGATGAGTTTCACGATGAGAAGATTGAG AAACTCCTCGCCAGTGGAGTAGACTTGCACAGCGATGAGGAGGAGCTGGATGATGAG GAGGAAGTGATGGCTTTAGATGATTCCGAgacagacgatgatgacgatgaAGATGAGGAGGACAATGAGGAAGACGAGGGCACCGACATGGAGAGTGATCTGGAGGGAAAGAACGAGGAAG AGCTACCCAATGAACTCGCATGGGGCACCAAGAAGAAGATGTTCTATGACTCTGACTACATGGCCACAA AGGGAAAATCACAGGAGGAACTGGAAGCGGCGGATGAAGAAGAGGAAGAAGAAGCAAAGAAAATCCAAAAGCGTATGGCGGAACAACTCAGTGAGGAGGATTATGACTTGAATCTTTTCCAG GAATTTGCCAAAGAGGACCAAACCGAGGCGACGGTTGTGGAAAAGGAGAAGATCGTTAAGGACTTGAAGCAGATGTCTCACAAGGAGAAAATGAAACTGCTGAAGAAGGAGTCGCCTGAGTTGCTGGAACTTATTCAAGACTTTAAGGCAAAG CTTACAGAATTGAAGGAGCAATTGCAACCACTTGTGCAAATGGTCAAGGATAAAAAGATCCCACCAGGAAAG GGCGCCGACTACCTGAAGACAAAACAGCAGCTTTACCTCAA TTATTGTACCAACATCAGCTTCTACTTGGTCCTCAAGGCCAAACGAATTCCCGCTCACAACCACCCGGTCATCGAACGACTGCTCACCTACAGAAAT CTCATCAATGAACTGAGCTCAGTTGACGCCCGCTTGGAGCCGCAGTACAAAAAGCTGTTAGCCGCTCGAGAAGAAGATGAAATCACTCGCAAACCAGCGGCCGGGAAGAAAGATGCAACAACCGCCAGAAAAGACAAG GATTCCGGGAAAGCGGTGTCAGAAACGGCAGTGGCTTCTGACTCAGATTTGGACGAAGAGGCGGCGTTGCGTTTCTACAGAGAAGTGGAGGAGAGGATGAAGTTAAAGAAGAAGAGCAAACAGCGGAAAGCCCAAGA GGGgaatgaagatgtaaatgaaGAGGAAGAGCTGGATCCAGAAGCGAAAAGAAGCATCACATACCAG ATGGCCAAGAACAAAGGACTCACTCCAAAGAGAAAGAAGATTGACCGGAACCCCCGAGTCAAGCACCGGGAGAAGTACCGGCGTGCAAAGATTCGCAGAAAGGGCCAG GTCCGCGAGGTTCGTCGGGAGGAGACGAGATACAGTGGAGAACTGTCTGGCATCCGCGCAGGAGTCAAGAAGAGTATCAAGCTCAAGTAA
- the utp3 gene encoding something about silencing protein 10 isoform X1, whose protein sequence is MVRALRRKKFQRPKNQQQYDEGDPEGYKSMAVPDKISKDKIDEFHDEKIEKLLASGVDLHSDEEELDDEEEVMALDDSETDDDDDEDEEDNEEDEGTDMESDLEGKNEEELPNELAWGTKKKMFYDSDYMATKGKSQEELEAADEEEEEEAKKIQKRMAEQLSEEDYDLNLFQLHVKEFAKEDQTEATVVEKEKIVKDLKQMSHKEKMKLLKKESPELLELIQDFKAKLTELKEQLQPLVQMVKDKKIPPGKGADYLKTKQQLYLNYCTNISFYLVLKAKRIPAHNHPVIERLLTYRNLINELSSVDARLEPQYKKLLAAREEDEITRKPAAGKKDATTARKDKDSGKAVSETAVASDSDLDEEAALRFYREVEERMKLKKKSKQRKAQEGNEDVNEEEELDPEAKRSITYQMAKNKGLTPKRKKIDRNPRVKHREKYRRAKIRRKGQVREVRREETRYSGELSGIRAGVKKSIKLK, encoded by the exons ATGGTTCGAGCATTAAG GCGTAAAAAGTTCCAGAGGCCAAAGAATCAGCAACAATATGATGAAGGTGACCCAGAAGGATACAAAAGCATGGCTGTCCCTGATAAA ATCTCGAAGGACAAAATTGATGAGTTTCACGATGAGAAGATTGAG AAACTCCTCGCCAGTGGAGTAGACTTGCACAGCGATGAGGAGGAGCTGGATGATGAG GAGGAAGTGATGGCTTTAGATGATTCCGAgacagacgatgatgacgatgaAGATGAGGAGGACAATGAGGAAGACGAGGGCACCGACATGGAGAGTGATCTGGAGGGAAAGAACGAGGAAG AGCTACCCAATGAACTCGCATGGGGCACCAAGAAGAAGATGTTCTATGACTCTGACTACATGGCCACAA AGGGAAAATCACAGGAGGAACTGGAAGCGGCGGATGAAGAAGAGGAAGAAGAAGCAAAGAAAATCCAAAAGCGTATGGCGGAACAACTCAGTGAGGAGGATTATGACTTGAATCTTTTCCAG CTCCACGTAAAGGAATTTGCCAAAGAGGACCAAACCGAGGCGACGGTTGTGGAAAAGGAGAAGATCGTTAAGGACTTGAAGCAGATGTCTCACAAGGAGAAAATGAAACTGCTGAAGAAGGAGTCGCCTGAGTTGCTGGAACTTATTCAAGACTTTAAGGCAAAG CTTACAGAATTGAAGGAGCAATTGCAACCACTTGTGCAAATGGTCAAGGATAAAAAGATCCCACCAGGAAAG GGCGCCGACTACCTGAAGACAAAACAGCAGCTTTACCTCAA TTATTGTACCAACATCAGCTTCTACTTGGTCCTCAAGGCCAAACGAATTCCCGCTCACAACCACCCGGTCATCGAACGACTGCTCACCTACAGAAAT CTCATCAATGAACTGAGCTCAGTTGACGCCCGCTTGGAGCCGCAGTACAAAAAGCTGTTAGCCGCTCGAGAAGAAGATGAAATCACTCGCAAACCAGCGGCCGGGAAGAAAGATGCAACAACCGCCAGAAAAGACAAG GATTCCGGGAAAGCGGTGTCAGAAACGGCAGTGGCTTCTGACTCAGATTTGGACGAAGAGGCGGCGTTGCGTTTCTACAGAGAAGTGGAGGAGAGGATGAAGTTAAAGAAGAAGAGCAAACAGCGGAAAGCCCAAGA GGGgaatgaagatgtaaatgaaGAGGAAGAGCTGGATCCAGAAGCGAAAAGAAGCATCACATACCAG ATGGCCAAGAACAAAGGACTCACTCCAAAGAGAAAGAAGATTGACCGGAACCCCCGAGTCAAGCACCGGGAGAAGTACCGGCGTGCAAAGATTCGCAGAAAGGGCCAG GTCCGCGAGGTTCGTCGGGAGGAGACGAGATACAGTGGAGAACTGTCTGGCATCCGCGCAGGAGTCAAGAAGAGTATCAAGCTCAAGTAA
- the fam83e gene encoding protein FAM83F: protein MPGSQEASLDENAVILPVKPSSPEFLYSERERQSVEKLLCEGPKAFYNSVGAGLFGSFLSPDEVGEITSWVKDFHFTPLQKKENGGTADPHEEDLTSSYFPSYSDAPVPGLELGWPEAPWVRMENVSVYTNPPAEGGPPIREVIRRHLQKASQVLGIVTDRLTDSTIIGDLHGAASRGVPVYIILNQRTSEEKYTFQRLGHPNIRVRLLGGKSFCSRKGKMMVGELKDKFILVDLVTVIHGNYSLTWTDAHLHRHIISVINGSAVDSFDKEFRMLFAASAPVPNLWEYAVPHVDMTKARNDFTDPSPPRHFHIKHEILNPPSPPMDTNLDWEAMGVIPRGTYPDSLEEGGIVASETAFQTNMGFQKQAPALDTFTQNGYETITTRRLQNSFPKTNNMLDNAKKSNYADHQEDQATTSNHFFKGRGNNTEDRQYSAWRDKKDSNLKQNPLFSSARETRRVKPDPNLDDISTTIENKAASRKPLILKVPQSESFSSLSDLMKRFTTKQNKVDLFSRGSRNSMTDITQSMMDLREDAPDAGRAPDERRFSMSRINDKSYDQDQMTPGLILMKRRNDVVSSALQRIPKTFLPGDRLRSSGLDLNWKPLKESKEEGDK, encoded by the exons ATGCCAGGCTCTCAGGAGGCGAGTCTGGATGAGAACGCTGTGATCCTGCCGGTAAAGCCGTCTTCCCCGGAGTTCCTCTACTCTGAGCGAGAGCGCCAGTCGGTGGAGAAACTCTTGTGCGAAGGTCCCAAAGCTTTCTACAACTCCGTCGGCGCAGGGCTCTTTGGCTCCTTCTTGTCTCCTGATGAAGTGGGCGAGATAACAAGCTGGGTTAAGGACTTTCATTTTACTCCCCTGCAAAAGAAGGAGAACGGTGGGACTGCTGACCCGCATGAAGAGGACCTTACATCCTCCTACTTCCCATCCTACTCGGACGCGCCGGTTCCAGGTTTGGAGCTGGGCTGGCCCGAGGCGCCTTGGGTCCGCATGGAAAATGTGTCAGTCTACACAAACCCCCCTGCCGAGGGAGGACCTCCCATCAGAGAGGTCATCCGGCGACATCTGCAGAAGGCCAGCCAA GTACTTGGCATTGTGACAGACCGGCTGACAGACAGCACCATAATTGGGGATTTACATGGTGCAGCCTCCAGGGGTGTCCCAGTTTACATCATTCTGAACCAAAGGACTAGTGAGGAGAAGTACACATTCCAAAGGCTGGGACATCCG AACATTCGAGTTCGTCTTCTTGGAGGTAAAAGCTTCTGTTCAAGGAAGGGGAAGATGATGGTTGGGGAGTTGAAAGACAAATTTATACTGGTGGATTTGGTGACAGTCATTCATGGCAATTACAG CCTCACATGGACTGATGCTCACTTACACAGGCACATAATCTCTGTGATCAACGGCTCAGCTGTTGACAGCTTCGACAAAGAGTTTCGGATGCTGTTTGCTGCATCGGCCCCAGTTCCTAACCTGTGGGAGTACGCTGTTCCCCATGTAGACATGACTAAGGCGCGAAACGATTTCACCGACCCAAGCCCCCCAAGACACTTCCACATCAAACATGAGATCCTCAACCCTCCTTCTCCACCGATGGACACCAACCTGGATTGGGAAGCCATGGGCGTCATCCCCAGAGGCACCTACCCAGATAGTCTTGAAGAGGGGGGAATTGTCGCGAGTGAAACAGCCTTTCAGACTAATATGGGGTTTCAAAAACAGGCACCTGCTTTGGATACTTTTACTCAGAATGGTTATGAGACAATAACCACGAGAAG GTTACAGAACAGCTTTCCAAAGACAAACAATATGCTTGATAACGCAAAGAAATCCAA CTATGCTGACCATCAGGAAGACCAGGCCACAACATCCAACCATTTTTTCAAAGGGAGGGGAAACAACACGGAAGACCGACAATATTCAGCATGGCGCGACAAAAAAGACAGCAATTTAAAACAGAACCCGCTTTTTTCCTCAGCGAGGGAAACACGGCGTGTAAAGCCTGATCCCAACCTGGATGACATCAGCACCACCATAGAAAACAAAGCTGCCTCAAGA AAGCCCTTAATCTTGAAGGTGCCGCAGTCGGAGAGCTTTAGCTCACTAAGTGACCTAATGAAACGATTCacgacaaaacaaaacaaggtgGATCTGTTCAGCAGAGGCTCCAGGAACAGCATGACAGACATCACGCAGTCCATGATGGACCTCCGCGAGGATGCACCCGACGCAGGGCGAGCTCCTGATGAGAGGAGATTCTCGATGTCAAGAATCAATGACAAA AgttatgaccaagaccaaatgACACCGGGTTTAATCCTGATGAAGAGGAGGAATGACGTAGTAAGTTCGGCCCTGCAAAGAATTCCGAAGACCTTTCTGCCCGGAGATCGACTTCGCAGTTCTGGCCTTGATTTGAACTGGAAGCCTCTAAAGGAAAGCAAAGAAGAGGGAGACAAATGA